DNA from Ziziphus jujuba cultivar Dongzao chromosome 2, ASM3175591v1:
TTACAACTTCTGATTTGGCTTTTAatctcttatttttattattattaattttttcagtcAAGTTGAAATAAACATGATGGAGCCATGCAGGGTGAAAGAAGTATTTTTTGCATGGTTTCACTATTTTGACATTTtctccaataaataaatatatatatataataataagacTATGGTGGGACAATTTATATATGAATCaacattaaaattgatatttttaaaaaaaatatcaacttcaatttttctatttatatgtaATAACTGATATGGGACGGTCTGTTATCATAATctcatatcatatatatatatatatatatatatttatgattttgataTGTTGGTATCATAtcctatttcatttttcaaaccTAAACGAGATGAAATCTTACATAACCATTTTAGATTATGTAATACTTTTCAAATGACGTACCAAGTAGACCTTCTGAAGGAGACCAGCTGTTGTCCTTGTGGAAAAGTTTTTGAGAGTTGAATACACACTCGTAGACAACCTTCAAAACATGAAGTAAATTTTTGTACAATTTACTGCGTAGGAAAGAATCATATATAATTATGGTACAGTGCAGGGAGAGAAGAGACCCACTATTGCAAACCACACAGATTAAATCCTATTGATTTTACCTACTCTGTGGTCCATGAATGTCACAAAAAAACTGAAGGTTATTATAAAgttcaaaagagaaaaataacaaaGCCAGTGAAGATTATATCCTCTTAACTGAAAGCAAATGCCTCAGTTTGACGGGAAATTCAAGGCTTTCATCAACGACAGATGGCTGGTGTTTGTTTGTGCAATGTGGATTCAGTCATGTGCAGGGATTGGGTACTTGTTTGGGAGTATATCACCTGTGATAAAGAGCACCATGGGTTACAACCAAAGGCAGATAGCGATTTTGGGTGTGGCAAAGGATTGGGGTGATGCTATTGGGTTTGTGGCTGGTAGTTTGTGCGATGTTTTGCCTACTTGGGGGCTTTTGCTCATTGGGGCTGTTCAGAACTTTCTTGGGTATGGCTTGCTTTGGCTTATTGTCACCCAGAAATTGCCTAATATGCCTCTGTGGGTGGTGAGTTTTGATTGtggagttttctttttctttcgctTTTATTGTCTCTTTTGTTTTGCTTcctaccttctttttttcttccgaAAAGTTTGTGTTCTTCACTTGGTTTCTGATACAGATATCTCTTTGAgtctctttctctttcatctAGGATTCATGTTTACAGTTCTCTGTTAGATTATTATCTATACCAAGAACCTTGTTTACTGTTTTTACAATTTGTCAAAATCTGTGATTGTGATCCATTaattctgtgtttttttttttttttttttttagtctgtTGGATAATAATATGCAGGGTAGTCAATTTATGCTTATTAGATATCTTATTCAGTTTTATTAGCATTACCAAATTATTAGGTGTGAAGCTTGATTAGGTAAAGCTGGATATATGCTGAAGATGATTATATTATAGCTCGAAAACGGGGGTTTTCTGTCTGCAATTGGGAAAAGAGTATTTGTATCCTTCTTTATTATTTCTAAATCGCGTACTGGAAAAGAGTAGTAAAGTGATACTTTTTTATTGTAGTTCAAATGCTTAAAATTGTCATTTTGACTTGTTTTTAAAGATTCATTTGGTTATGAGTTTTACATAAAGATGTACTAGAATCCAAAACGTATAGTTTACCTCTGTAttagacatttaaaaaaaaaaaaaaatggtaaagagGAAAAAGACTGATTTGAAGAATGAATGGTAATTTTTCAGTGTGAAAGTTGCAAATGTTTGACTTGTTTTAATTCTGAAACTATCTTTCTAGCTATTAAAAATAATGATCAATTTCTAATCTGCAGCTTTgcgtttgtttatttgttggaaCAAATGGGGAGACATTCTTCAACACAGCAGCTTTGGTTTCATGCGTTCAAAACTTCCCCAAAAGCCGCGGTCCTGTTGTGGGAATACTAAAAGGATTCGCAGGGCTTAGCGGTGCAATTTTGACTCAGATTTATATCATGATCAATTCTCCGAATGAAGGATCATTGATATTTATGGTTGCAGTTGGTCCTTCAATGGTTGTCATTGCTTTAATGTTCATCATTAGACCTGTGGGAGGTCACAGACAAGTCAGACAATCTGATAGTTCCAGCTTCTTATTTACCTATAGTATTTGCCTTGTTCTGGCAGCTTATATGCTTGGAGTCTTGCTAGTTGAGGATTTTGTTAGCTTGGATCAAACTTTGATCACAATATTAGTAGTGATTTTAATAATTCTCATACTTCTTCCAATTTCAATCCCTGTGACATTGATTTTCTTCTCGGATCAAAGACCTTCAACAGAAGAGAGCCTTCTCTCTGGGCCCTCGCAGAAGCAAGAATCAGAAATATCAGAGCAGGACAAAAATGAGGTCATTCTTAGTGAGGTTGAAGACGAGAAGTCTCCAGAAGTAGATTCACTTCCAGCTTCAGAAAGGCAAAAAAGAATTGCTCAATTGCAGGCTAAACTGTTTCAGGCAGCTGCAGAAGGAGCAGTGAGGGTCAAGGGAAGGAAAGGTCCGCGTAGAGGAGAGAATTTCACCTTGGCACAGGCTTTAGTAAAGGCAGACTTTTGGCTTCTTGTTTTCTCCCTCTTACTGGCTGCTGGATCTGGTTTGACAATTATTGATAATCTTGGTCAGATTACTGAATCACTTGGGTACAGTGATTCTAGTATTTATGTTTCCATGATCAGCATTTGGAACTTTCTTGGCCGTGTTGGTGGTGGATACTTCTCTGAGATCATAGTAAGG
Protein-coding regions in this window:
- the LOC107418028 gene encoding protein NUCLEAR FUSION DEFECTIVE 4; this encodes MPQFDGKFKAFINDRWLVFVCAMWIQSCAGIGYLFGSISPVIKSTMGYNQRQIAILGVAKDWGDAIGFVAGSLCDVLPTWGLLLIGAVQNFLGYGLLWLIVTQKLPNMPLWVLCVCLFVGTNGETFFNTAALVSCVQNFPKSRGPVVGILKGFAGLSGAILTQIYIMINSPNEGSLIFMVAVGPSMVVIALMFIIRPVGGHRQVRQSDSSSFLFTYSICLVLAAYMLGVLLVEDFVSLDQTLITILVVILIILILLPISIPVTLIFFSDQRPSTEESLLSGPSQKQESEISEQDKNEVILSEVEDEKSPEVDSLPASERQKRIAQLQAKLFQAAAEGAVRVKGRKGPRRGENFTLAQALVKADFWLLVFSLLLAAGSGLTIIDNLGQITESLGYSDSSIYVSMISIWNFLGRVGGGYFSEIIVRDYAYPRPVALAAFQFIMAFGLLYYAISWPGQIYVVTVLLGLGYGAHWAILPAAASELFGLKSFGALYNFLTMANPAGSLIFSEVIASAIYDYYAEKQASLRQQYSTSMLTMKPFHKDTTLTCVGSICYSLTCGILSGLCIVASVLSLVVVHRTKRVYAQLYGKSRN